One Spiribacter halobius DNA segment encodes these proteins:
- a CDS encoding AraC family transcriptional regulator — MDTTGLPNLVEWNLGGRLAPYVRDVRAPEGCPVRMTESHQPSGDMSDPPVSDLVITELLTPTPFSSDLGAGMFSGRGLPGQFVVVPPGVPTTILIDAPHRIRNVGIDARTAALWLNGDANRPLDFGVLHAQISDDPLVRQTLHALWGELSAEEPAARLFVESAASALLARIALLAQRSQGREPFRGGLAAWQARRVTEYLNAHFAEQISLDELAALVHLSPYHFARAFKTTLGLPPHRYQTRLRLERAQALLRDTDLTVAQVAEAVGYETPQALGRLFRRELGMSPARYRGQIRR, encoded by the coding sequence ATGGACACCACCGGTCTGCCTAATCTGGTGGAGTGGAATCTGGGCGGCCGCCTGGCGCCGTACGTCCGGGACGTGCGGGCGCCCGAGGGCTGCCCGGTACGCATGACCGAGTCCCACCAGCCCTCCGGGGACATGTCCGACCCGCCGGTGTCGGATCTCGTCATCACCGAGCTGCTCACGCCGACGCCGTTCTCCAGCGACCTCGGGGCGGGAATGTTCTCCGGGCGCGGGCTGCCCGGGCAGTTCGTGGTCGTGCCGCCGGGCGTGCCCACCACCATCCTGATCGATGCCCCGCACCGCATCCGCAACGTCGGCATCGATGCCCGCACGGCCGCGCTCTGGCTCAACGGCGACGCCAACCGGCCGCTGGACTTCGGTGTCCTGCACGCGCAGATCAGCGACGACCCGCTGGTGCGTCAGACCCTGCACGCCCTGTGGGGCGAGCTTTCCGCCGAGGAGCCGGCGGCGCGGCTGTTCGTCGAGAGCGCGGCAAGCGCCCTGCTCGCGCGGATCGCCCTGCTCGCCCAGCGCAGCCAGGGCCGCGAGCCGTTCCGGGGCGGCCTCGCGGCGTGGCAGGCACGCCGCGTCACCGAGTATCTGAACGCCCACTTCGCCGAGCAGATCAGCCTCGACGAGCTCGCCGCCCTGGTTCATCTCTCGCCCTACCATTTCGCCCGTGCGTTCAAGACCACCCTGGGCCTGCCGCCACACCGCTACCAGACGCGGCTGCGCCTGGAACGGGCCCAGGCGCTGCTGCGCGACACCGACCTCACCGTGGCCCAGGTGGCCGAGGCCGTTGGCTACGAGACCCCGCAGGCGCTGGGGCGCCTCTTCCGGCGGGAGCTCGGCATGAGCCCGGCGCGCTATCGCGGACAGATCCGCCGCTGA
- a CDS encoding FAD-dependent oxidoreductase produces MATTTAEINYTFSPQELEQLRPYGEVLFHEAGELLVAEGEREADCLVTLSGETHIIVESAEGPKRVGWMEAGQFAGDLSVLTGNASLARMVMGKAGEVLHIPYANFRRLLVESPRLSEVFVRTFTARRTFAISRRHASVILLGSAQDRAVVSLRVFLSRRSVPHNWLDTQTDPLARAVMAAKGLTGPDLPAVVLGASGVLRNATADALVRSLALDSLADGAEADLVVIGAGPAGLAACVYAASEGLNVIAFDAEGPGGQAGSSSKIENYLGFPAGVSGRELADRAAVQAQKFGVRIAAPARVTALEPLADGRYCLRAADGRAVAARAVVIATGAQYRRLDIPRLEAFEGNGVYYGASPVEAQLCVGASVAVVGAGNSAGQGAIFLAEVARELHVLYRRADIRETMSAYLVRRLEETPNVILHPGSELAELLDGGEPDGGERLGAIRIRTPRGLERLETPFVFLFIGALPFTAWLPPEVAVDEKGFVCTGQTLGHLALVRARWPLERLPSTFETTLPRVYAVGDVRAGSVKRVASAVGEGSVVVSDVHRALAELERQVQEAAGG; encoded by the coding sequence ATGGCCACCACGACTGCCGAGATCAACTACACCTTCTCCCCGCAGGAGCTCGAGCAGCTCCGGCCCTACGGGGAGGTGCTCTTCCACGAGGCCGGCGAGCTGCTCGTGGCAGAGGGGGAGCGGGAGGCCGACTGCCTGGTAACCCTTTCCGGGGAGACGCACATCATCGTCGAGAGCGCGGAGGGGCCGAAGCGCGTCGGCTGGATGGAGGCCGGGCAGTTCGCCGGGGACCTCTCCGTGCTCACGGGCAACGCATCGCTCGCGCGCATGGTGATGGGCAAGGCGGGGGAGGTCCTGCACATTCCCTACGCGAACTTCCGGCGGCTGCTGGTGGAAAGCCCCCGGCTCTCCGAGGTCTTCGTGCGCACGTTCACGGCGCGCCGGACGTTCGCGATCAGTCGGCGCCACGCTTCCGTCATCCTGCTCGGCAGCGCGCAGGATCGCGCGGTCGTGTCCCTGCGGGTTTTTCTGTCCCGCCGCTCCGTGCCCCACAACTGGCTGGACACGCAGACGGACCCTCTTGCCCGTGCCGTGATGGCCGCGAAGGGGCTCACCGGTCCCGACCTCCCCGCCGTTGTGCTCGGCGCCTCCGGGGTGCTGCGCAACGCGACCGCGGATGCCCTCGTGCGCAGCCTCGCTCTCGACTCCCTGGCTGACGGGGCCGAGGCGGACCTGGTGGTGATCGGTGCCGGCCCCGCCGGGCTCGCCGCCTGCGTCTATGCGGCGTCCGAAGGCCTCAACGTCATCGCCTTCGACGCCGAGGGGCCGGGCGGGCAGGCCGGAAGCTCCTCCAAGATCGAGAATTACCTCGGCTTCCCCGCCGGAGTCTCCGGCCGCGAGCTCGCCGACCGTGCGGCGGTGCAGGCGCAGAAGTTCGGCGTGCGCATCGCCGCCCCGGCGCGCGTCACCGCGCTGGAGCCGCTCGCGGATGGCCGCTACTGCCTGCGTGCCGCCGACGGGCGGGCAGTGGCTGCGCGCGCCGTGGTGATCGCGACCGGCGCGCAGTACCGGCGCCTGGACATCCCGCGGCTGGAGGCCTTCGAGGGAAACGGCGTCTACTATGGCGCATCGCCCGTGGAGGCCCAGCTCTGCGTCGGGGCCAGCGTGGCGGTGGTGGGCGCCGGCAACTCCGCCGGCCAGGGCGCGATTTTCCTCGCCGAGGTGGCGCGGGAGCTACACGTCCTCTACCGCCGTGCGGACATCCGGGAGACGATGTCGGCCTACCTCGTACGCCGGCTCGAGGAGACGCCCAACGTCATCCTACATCCGGGCAGCGAGCTCGCCGAACTGCTCGACGGGGGTGAGCCTGACGGCGGTGAGCGCCTCGGTGCAATCCGGATCCGCACCCCTCGCGGTCTCGAGCGGCTCGAGACACCCTTCGTGTTTCTGTTTATCGGCGCGCTGCCGTTCACCGCCTGGCTGCCGCCGGAGGTTGCGGTGGACGAGAAGGGGTTTGTCTGCACCGGGCAGACCCTCGGCCACCTCGCCCTGGTCCGGGCCCGCTGGCCCCTGGAGCGCCTGCCGAGCACCTTCGAGACGACCCTGCCCAGGGTCTACGCAGTGGGGGATGTGCGCGCGGGCTCGGTGAAACGTGTCGCAAGCGCCGTCGGCGAGGGTTCCGTGGTCGTGAGCGACGTGCATCGTGCGCTGGCGGAGCTGGAGCGCCAAGTGCAGGAAGCCGCTGGCGGGTAG
- a CDS encoding DUF1330 domain-containing protein, whose protein sequence is MFEMLMALHVTDDAGYQRYREAMTPILERHGGGFGYDFRVSEVLRSQVEHPINRVFTIRFPDQPASRAFFAHPEYLDVRRRYFEDAVSAMTIIAEYTRE, encoded by the coding sequence ATGTTTGAGATGCTCATGGCACTGCACGTCACGGACGACGCGGGTTACCAGCGCTATCGAGAGGCGATGACGCCCATTCTCGAGCGGCATGGCGGTGGCTTCGGCTATGACTTCCGCGTCTCGGAAGTGCTGCGCTCGCAGGTGGAGCATCCGATCAACCGTGTGTTCACGATCCGGTTCCCCGACCAACCGGCCTCCCGGGCGTTCTTCGCCCATCCGGAGTATCTCGACGTCAGAAGGCGGTACTTCGAGGATGCGGTAAGCGCGATGACCATCATTGCCGAGTACACGCGGGAGTAA
- a CDS encoding LysE family transporter, protein MTLETWLAFVVAAVAISLSPGAGAVASLSSGLRNGFPHGVWTALGQQLGLMLQLLVVAIGLGAVLAASGTAFEIVRWCGVAYLLWLGVQQWRLAGARAALHAETEVAQRPAAMVAHGFLVNAVNPKATVFMLAVLPQFIDPVRPLAAQYGTMAATMVAVDIVVMGGYTLLAARLLAFWRDPKHLQWVHRGFGMLFVGAAALLATFRRSS, encoded by the coding sequence ATGACACTCGAAACCTGGCTCGCCTTCGTGGTCGCGGCGGTGGCCATCAGCCTCTCGCCCGGCGCCGGCGCGGTGGCCTCCCTCTCCAGCGGGCTGCGCAACGGCTTCCCGCACGGCGTGTGGACGGCGCTCGGGCAGCAGCTCGGGCTGATGCTGCAGCTGCTGGTGGTCGCCATCGGTTTGGGCGCGGTGCTGGCCGCCTCGGGCACGGCGTTCGAGATCGTGCGCTGGTGCGGTGTCGCCTATCTGCTGTGGCTCGGCGTGCAGCAGTGGCGCCTCGCCGGGGCACGGGCGGCGCTGCATGCCGAGACGGAGGTCGCGCAGCGCCCCGCCGCCATGGTCGCCCACGGCTTTCTGGTCAACGCCGTGAACCCCAAGGCGACGGTCTTCATGCTGGCGGTGCTCCCGCAGTTCATCGACCCGGTGCGGCCGCTCGCGGCGCAGTACGGAACCATGGCCGCCACCATGGTGGCCGTGGATATCGTGGTCATGGGCGGCTACACGCTGCTCGCCGCCCGCCTGCTCGCCTTCTGGCGGGATCCGAAGCACTTGCAGTGGGTGCATCGCGGCTTCGGCATGCTGTTCGTAGGCGCCGCGGCCTTGCTCGCCACGTTCCGGCGCTCAAGCTGA
- a CDS encoding cupin domain-containing protein, whose translation MYLSAQDIERMEGTEKVHFLNPQAVRRNRSLGDAVGLERLGVHLITVPPGHYSTEYHAHRYEEEAVYVLSGRARATLGEDTLAVGPGDFLGYPTNGTAHDLYNDGDEPLVCLVVGQRLAQDVTDYPRLAKRLYRNSGEWDVVDHADIRPVRR comes from the coding sequence ATGTATCTCTCCGCACAGGACATCGAGCGGATGGAGGGCACCGAGAAGGTGCACTTCCTCAACCCGCAGGCGGTGCGCCGGAACCGCTCCCTGGGTGACGCCGTGGGCCTGGAGCGCCTGGGCGTGCACCTCATCACGGTGCCGCCCGGGCACTACTCCACCGAGTATCACGCCCACCGCTACGAGGAGGAGGCGGTGTACGTGCTATCCGGGCGTGCCCGGGCGACGCTCGGCGAGGACACGCTCGCCGTCGGCCCGGGGGACTTCCTCGGCTACCCCACGAACGGCACGGCCCACGACCTCTACAACGACGGCGACGAGCCCCTGGTGTGCCTAGTGGTCGGGCAGCGCCTTGCGCAGGACGTGACCGACTATCCGCGGCTCGCCAAGCGGCTCTACCGCAACAGCGGCGAGTGGGACGTGGTGGACCATGCGGACATTCGGCCCGTGCGCCGCTAG
- a CDS encoding cupin domain-containing protein: MQKVNLKEKLAGFTEQWSPRVVAELNGQHVRIVKVQGEFVWHQHEHEDELFLVIHGRLRIRLRDREVVLDEGELFVVPRGVEHQPVAEEEAHVLLFEPAATLNTGNVREERTVDRPARVYANRPVCRRIHVSYQPTQADFKAVMCGPCESLGAAVCP; the protein is encoded by the coding sequence ATGCAAAAGGTGAACCTCAAGGAGAAGCTCGCGGGATTCACTGAGCAGTGGAGCCCGCGCGTCGTGGCCGAGCTGAACGGCCAGCACGTGAGGATCGTGAAGGTGCAGGGCGAGTTCGTCTGGCACCAGCACGAGCACGAGGACGAGCTGTTCCTGGTCATCCACGGCCGGCTGCGGATCCGGCTGCGCGACCGGGAGGTGGTCCTGGACGAGGGCGAGCTATTCGTGGTGCCGCGCGGCGTTGAGCATCAGCCGGTGGCCGAGGAGGAGGCCCATGTGCTGCTGTTCGAGCCGGCCGCGACGCTCAACACGGGCAACGTGCGCGAGGAGCGGACGGTGGATCGGCCGGCGCGGGTCTACGCAAACCGTCCCGTATGCCGTCGCATCCATGTGAGCTACCAGCCGACTCAAGCGGACTTCAAAGCGGTCATGTGCGGGCCGTGTGAATCCCTAGGCGCAGCCGTATGTCCATGA
- a CDS encoding Fic family protein, whose amino-acid sequence MKADPEGPATDRGEPISLMEPLLIGETSRHRTPLTDLALELAQRAAGFRRSLPDGLLGALADLVRAMNCYYSNLIEGHDTHPVDIERALRDDYSADQQRRNLQLEARAHIAVQKWIDEGGLGGQATTRDGLLEIHRRFCELLPDELLWVESPDTGERLRVVPGAERKRDVRVGRHIPVSAVALPRFLERFEAAYGALGRVDSILAAATAHHRLLWVHPFVDGNGRVARLMSHAMLLDSLDTGGIWSIARGLARQEGRYKDLLIACDAERRNDLDGRGHLSEEALAEFTRFFLTTCIDQVRFMEELVRPDRLRDRILIWAEEEIRADRLPPKSGNVLEAVLYRGQLPRGDVAGLLGTGARQARRVTSALIEREVLVADSPRAPLRLAFPAALASRWMPGLFPESAS is encoded by the coding sequence ATGAAAGCGGATCCGGAAGGGCCGGCAACGGACCGGGGTGAGCCCATCAGCCTGATGGAGCCGCTGCTCATCGGCGAGACCTCCCGCCACCGAACCCCGCTCACTGATCTCGCCCTCGAGCTCGCGCAGCGGGCCGCGGGATTCCGGCGCAGCCTGCCCGACGGCCTGCTCGGGGCGCTCGCCGATCTCGTCCGCGCCATGAACTGCTACTACAGCAACCTCATTGAAGGGCACGACACCCATCCGGTCGATATCGAGCGCGCTCTTCGGGACGACTACAGCGCCGACCAGCAAAGGCGCAATCTGCAGCTGGAGGCCAGGGCCCATATCGCGGTCCAGAAGTGGATCGACGAGGGCGGGCTCGGGGGGCAAGCCACCACCCGGGATGGCCTCCTGGAAATTCATCGCCGGTTCTGTGAGCTGCTGCCCGACGAGCTGCTGTGGGTCGAAAGCCCCGACACCGGCGAGCGGCTCAGAGTCGTCCCGGGCGCCGAGCGCAAGCGCGATGTCCGGGTCGGTCGTCACATTCCCGTCAGCGCGGTGGCCTTGCCGCGGTTTCTCGAGCGCTTCGAAGCCGCCTATGGCGCCCTTGGGCGCGTGGACAGCATTCTCGCTGCCGCAACGGCGCATCACCGCCTGCTGTGGGTCCATCCGTTCGTCGACGGAAACGGGCGCGTTGCCCGGCTCATGTCCCACGCGATGCTTCTGGATTCGCTCGATACCGGCGGAATCTGGTCCATCGCACGGGGGCTCGCCCGTCAGGAAGGACGATACAAGGATCTGCTCATCGCCTGCGATGCCGAGCGACGTAACGACCTGGACGGCCGCGGTCACCTCAGCGAGGAGGCACTGGCGGAGTTCACCCGGTTTTTTCTAACGACGTGCATCGATCAGGTGAGGTTCATGGAAGAGCTGGTCCGGCCCGATCGCCTGCGCGACCGCATCCTGATCTGGGCGGAGGAGGAAATCCGCGCGGACCGCCTCCCGCCCAAGTCCGGCAATGTCCTCGAGGCCGTGCTTTACCGCGGGCAGCTGCCGCGGGGCGACGTCGCCGGCCTCCTTGGCACCGGGGCGCGGCAGGCCCGTCGCGTCACCTCGGCGCTTATCGAGCGCGAGGTGCTCGTTGCCGACAGTCCCCGTGCCCCTCTCCGCCTGGCGTTTCCGGCGGCGCTCGCGTCGCGCTGGATGCCCGGTCTCTTTCCCGAGAGTGCCTCTTGA